The Candidatus Angelobacter sp. genome includes a region encoding these proteins:
- a CDS encoding CHASE3 domain-containing protein, translated as MSTSFDRRILGGFVLAMALLLVTGTLLYHSTLKQAATSGRVAHTHDVLSEIQDLLLHLTDAETARRGFIMTGRDRYLAHYSNAVERVTKALNDLRLLVTDNPRQRQACATLEPLVKQRFEVYTESVRIQLEKGADAEAQLKLTERGQEVMEQIRVLIAQMETTETGLLHGRRADAEMNLRDTKRFALIGSTASLTVLAWVFVLLTRENARRRQAEAALQRINEELELRVKQRTAELTQVLTGYKQAEQEIKKLNEDLELRVVERTAQLETANKELEAFSYSVSHDLRAPLRHIGGFVEMLREEASFAMNDKSRQYLQVIRDSARQMGRLIDNLLAFSRMTRAEMKHMRVSMDELVREVMAETQSGTAGREIEWQIDTLPVVEGDRSMLKQVWVNLISNAVKYTRLREHARLEIRCAKNPGQEWQFSVRDNGTGFDMRYVDKLFGVFQRLHRSEEFEGTGIGLANVRRIVHRHGGRTWAEGAVNEGATFYFTIPARDD; from the coding sequence TTGAGCACTTCATTCGACAGAAGGATACTCGGGGGGTTCGTGTTGGCGATGGCCCTTTTGCTGGTGACAGGCACGCTGCTGTATCATAGCACTCTCAAACAAGCGGCAACGTCCGGCCGGGTGGCCCATACTCACGACGTGCTGTCGGAGATTCAGGACCTGCTTCTACATCTTACAGATGCGGAGACCGCGCGGCGGGGTTTCATAATGACGGGCCGGGACCGCTATCTCGCGCATTACAGCAACGCTGTCGAGAGGGTCACCAAAGCTCTCAATGATCTGCGCCTATTGGTCACCGACAATCCAAGACAGCGACAAGCCTGTGCCACCCTGGAGCCGCTGGTGAAACAGCGCTTCGAGGTTTACACGGAAAGCGTCAGGATACAGTTGGAAAAGGGGGCCGACGCGGAGGCGCAATTGAAGCTGACCGAACGAGGCCAGGAGGTCATGGAGCAAATTCGAGTTTTGATCGCGCAAATGGAAACGACTGAAACCGGACTGTTGCACGGGCGGCGCGCCGACGCGGAGATGAATTTGCGTGATACGAAACGATTTGCCCTGATCGGGTCGACCGCCAGCTTGACCGTGCTCGCATGGGTGTTTGTCCTGCTCACGCGCGAAAACGCGCGGCGCCGGCAGGCGGAGGCGGCTCTCCAGAGAATCAACGAAGAACTGGAACTTCGCGTCAAACAACGGACGGCCGAATTGACGCAGGTTCTCACTGGATACAAACAAGCCGAGCAGGAGATCAAGAAACTGAACGAGGACCTGGAATTGCGGGTCGTCGAACGCACCGCTCAACTCGAAACCGCCAACAAGGAACTGGAAGCGTTTTCCTACTCTGTTTCCCACGATTTGCGCGCTCCCTTGCGCCACATCGGAGGGTTTGTGGAGATGCTGCGGGAAGAGGCGTCGTTCGCCATGAATGACAAGAGCCGGCAGTACCTCCAGGTCATCCGCGATTCCGCGCGACAAATGGGCCGGTTGATTGACAATCTCCTGGCCTTCTCCCGGATGACGCGAGCGGAAATGAAGCACATGCGCGTCAGCATGGACGAGTTGGTGCGAGAAGTCATGGCCGAGACGCAAAGCGGGACCGCGGGCCGGGAGATCGAATGGCAGATAGACACGCTGCCTGTTGTCGAAGGAGACCGCTCGATGCTCAAGCAGGTCTGGGTAAACCTGATCTCGAATGCGGTGAAATACACACGTTTACGTGAGCATGCTCGTCTCGAAATCCGCTGCGCGAAGAATCCCGGACAGGAGTGGCAGTTTTCGGTGCGGGACAATGGGACCGGCTTCGACATGCGATACGTGGACAAACTTTTTGGGGTTTTCCAGCGCCTGCATCGCTCGGAAGAATTTGAAGGGACGGGCATCGGCCTCGCAAACGTGCGCCGGATCGTTCACCGTCATGGCGGAAGGACATGGGCCGAGGGTGCGGTCAACGAAGGCGCGACGTTTTATTTTACAATCCCCGCGAGAGACGATTAA
- a CDS encoding glycoside hydrolase family 30 beta sandwich domain-containing protein: MSSDRDRLSGKLAIKLFSFVAAALLPFRSVAQPEVRVWTTSLDLKHHLTGGTPLSFENRHASTGNVITLEPAKTYQTILGLGSSLEHSTCSNLFRLPPAGRERIIERLVNPLTGIGMNLIRVCIGTSDFAGEPWYSYDDLPSGETDPALSRFSIEQDRAYVLPVLKLARRKNPDLLFFASPWSPPGWMKTTGSLIGGELLPEWYPAYARYFVNFIKAYEAEGIPIYAVTVQNEPGVDRSKEKDARWFYPSCHWTGAQERDFIRDHLGPAFRRAGLKTKIWCYDHNYNLQPSGDSEGLSHPRLILRDPRAAAFVDGVAFHHYEGEPTGMTIFHEEFPRSPIYFTEGSVFSIHGARDLVERLRNWACTYNAWVTMLDENGQPNNGPFPATSAILKLHTSTLRVEELFEFYSYAQFMKFIPRGAVRIESTPGTAGFDNVAFRNPDGSFTLIIVNTTGSAKPFAVECRGKSFQSAMGAESVATFVWR, from the coding sequence ATGTCCAGTGACCGGGACCGATTGAGTGGAAAACTGGCGATCAAGCTGTTTTCTTTTGTCGCCGCAGCGCTGCTGCCGTTTCGATCCGTCGCCCAACCGGAGGTGCGGGTCTGGACAACTTCGCTCGACCTGAAGCATCACCTGACCGGGGGAACACCCCTGTCGTTTGAGAACAGGCATGCCTCCACAGGAAACGTGATCACGCTTGAACCGGCGAAGACATACCAGACCATTCTGGGGCTCGGCTCGTCGTTGGAACATTCGACGTGTTCAAATCTCTTCCGGCTGCCGCCCGCCGGGCGTGAACGAATCATCGAGCGCCTGGTCAACCCGCTGACCGGCATCGGCATGAACCTGATCCGCGTTTGCATCGGCACGTCCGATTTTGCGGGAGAACCCTGGTATTCGTATGACGATCTCCCCTCCGGCGAAACAGACCCGGCATTGAGCCGGTTCTCGATCGAACAGGACCGCGCCTATGTGCTGCCGGTCCTCAAGCTCGCGCGGCGTAAAAACCCCGACCTGCTGTTTTTCGCATCTCCCTGGAGCCCGCCGGGGTGGATGAAAACAACCGGGAGCTTGATCGGCGGCGAGTTGCTCCCCGAGTGGTATCCGGCCTATGCGCGTTACTTCGTAAATTTCATCAAGGCGTACGAGGCAGAGGGCATTCCGATTTATGCAGTAACGGTGCAAAACGAACCTGGTGTGGATCGGTCGAAGGAAAAAGACGCCAGATGGTTTTATCCGTCGTGCCATTGGACTGGCGCGCAGGAGCGAGATTTCATCCGCGACCATCTCGGACCGGCGTTCCGACGCGCCGGTCTCAAGACGAAAATCTGGTGCTACGACCATAATTACAACCTGCAACCCAGCGGTGATTCCGAGGGTCTGAGCCATCCGCGCCTGATCCTGCGCGATCCCCGCGCCGCGGCGTTCGTGGACGGCGTCGCGTTCCACCATTACGAGGGCGAACCGACCGGCATGACAATCTTTCACGAGGAATTCCCGCGCTCGCCGATTTACTTCACGGAAGGCTCGGTGTTTTCAATCCACGGAGCGCGCGACCTTGTCGAGCGACTGCGGAACTGGGCATGCACTTACAACGCCTGGGTGACGATGCTTGATGAGAATGGCCAGCCCAACAATGGACCGTTCCCCGCGACAAGTGCAATTCTGAAGCTGCATACCAGCACGCTGCGGGTCGAGGAACTGTTCGAGTTTTACAGCTACGCTCAGTTTATGAAATTCATTCCGCGCGGCGCAGTGCGGATCGAAAGCACGCCGGGGACGGCGGGGTTTGACAACGTGGCGTTCCGTAATCCTGACGGGTCGTTCACCCTGATCATCGTCAACACGACCGGATCCGCGAAGCCGTTCGCGGTGGAGTGCCGGGGAAAGTCGTTTCAGAGCGCCATGGGCGCGGAGTCGGTCGCGACGTTCGTCTGGCGATAG
- a CDS encoding ankyrin repeat domain-containing protein, with translation MSKLLPSRPNLEQLRNQAKDLRNSHRSGDSAAVTRIRKGHPQLSNSSESGVRAAKFSLADAQLVIAREYGFASWPKLKAHVDSIALESNDPMELFKKAFIEHDAPLFRQLLERFPSMKAKINEPVAAFDAPLITTVRTQEMLDVLLEAGADINARSRWWAGGFGLLHGAKPDLAAYAIRRGAIVDVHAAARLGMIEKLRELISGDPTLVHARGGDGQTPLHFAGTVEIADFLLNHGADIDARDVDHESTPAQYMVSDRQEIARHLVRRCCKTDILMAAALGDADLVRKHLDADPDCIHVRVTDGHFPMNNRRSGGTIYQWTLGWYVSPHEVAKRFGHDDVFRLLMERSPADVKLLAACWADDGTLVKSLLDGHPDLVASLSNAFRRHVAHAARNNNLAAVRVMLAAGLPVDEPGQHGATPLHWAAFHGNAGMVREILRYNPPLESTDADFRSTPLGWAIHGSENGWYCRTGDYAATVESLLQAGAKVPNEKVGGTEAVKARLRQYGAKD, from the coding sequence ATGTCAAAACTGCTTCCTTCACGGCCGAACCTCGAACAGCTCAGGAACCAGGCCAAAGACCTCCGCAACTCTCACAGGTCAGGTGACTCCGCGGCCGTAACGCGCATCAGGAAAGGTCATCCTCAGTTGTCCAACTCTTCCGAATCAGGAGTCCGCGCCGCAAAATTCTCCCTCGCCGACGCGCAACTTGTAATCGCCCGCGAATACGGCTTCGCCAGTTGGCCAAAGCTGAAAGCGCATGTGGATTCCATCGCCCTCGAATCGAATGACCCGATGGAACTGTTCAAAAAGGCATTCATTGAACATGACGCTCCACTATTCCGCCAATTGCTCGAACGCTTTCCTTCGATGAAAGCAAAGATCAACGAGCCTGTCGCAGCTTTCGACGCTCCCTTGATTACGACGGTGCGGACCCAGGAGATGCTCGACGTACTGCTTGAGGCGGGCGCCGACATCAACGCCAGGAGCCGGTGGTGGGCCGGTGGATTCGGACTGCTGCACGGCGCCAAACCCGATCTGGCCGCTTACGCGATCCGGCGCGGTGCGATCGTGGACGTCCACGCCGCCGCGCGTCTGGGCATGATCGAAAAACTCCGTGAACTCATCTCCGGCGACCCGACGCTGGTGCATGCACGCGGCGGCGACGGCCAGACCCCGCTTCATTTCGCCGGCACGGTTGAAATTGCGGATTTCCTTCTGAATCACGGAGCGGACATTGATGCTCGCGACGTGGACCACGAATCAACTCCGGCACAATACATGGTAAGCGACCGCCAGGAAATCGCGCGCCACCTGGTTCGCCGCTGTTGCAAGACTGACATTCTTATGGCCGCGGCGCTCGGCGACGCCGACCTGGTTCGCAAACACCTCGATGCTGATCCCGACTGCATTCACGTGCGCGTGACTGACGGCCATTTCCCCATGAACAACCGGAGGTCCGGCGGAACCATCTACCAATGGACGCTTGGCTGGTATGTGTCGCCGCACGAAGTCGCGAAACGATTCGGACACGATGACGTCTTCCGATTACTGATGGAACGCAGTCCGGCGGATGTAAAACTGCTCGCTGCTTGCTGGGCGGACGACGGGACCTTGGTGAAATCACTGCTCGACGGGCATCCAGACCTCGTCGCCAGCCTGTCCAATGCCTTCCGCCGCCACGTTGCTCATGCCGCCCGAAACAACAATCTCGCCGCCGTGCGCGTCATGCTGGCGGCCGGCCTGCCCGTGGACGAGCCTGGCCAGCACGGCGCGACACCGCTGCACTGGGCGGCGTTTCACGGGAATGCCGGGATGGTCCGGGAAATACTGCGTTACAATCCGCCACTGGAATCGACTGACGCTGATTTTCGGAGCACACCGCTGGGCTGGGCCATACATGGTTCTGAAAACGGCTGGTATTGCCGGACCGGTGATTATGCCGCCACGGTTGAATCGTTGCTTCAAGCCGGGGCGAAGGTCCCCAATGAAAAGGTCGGAGGCACGGAAGCCGTGAAGGCGAGACTCCGGCAATACGGCGCGAAGGATTGA
- a CDS encoding dicarboxylate/amino acid:cation symporter, which translates to MSATFSTNPPRRKSWYRILYLQVLMAVALGIVIGAFFPDLGKSLKPLGDGFIKLVKMMIAPIIFCTVVHGVASMGDLRKLGRVGIKTLIYFEAVSTLALIIGLIVVNVLKPGAGFNIQVQGLDPEVGRAYAQKAHSTDPVSFLLNIIPNTLFDAFVTGDLLQVLLVSGLTAFAISTLGDRRGRVLSVIDHASQIFFGIMRIVVRAAPLGALGAMAFTVGSYGLGALNRLVALMAGFYATAALFIFGVLGAIAAMSGFSIFRFLSCIREELLLVLGTSSSETALPGMIQKMRRLGCVDSTVGLVIPAGYSFNLDGTNIYMSMAAIFLAQATNTPLNLRDQIALMLVAMISSKGASGVTGAGFVTLAATLAVVPKIPLASLALLVGIDRFMSECRAVTNLIGNGVATLVISRWEREITAEALKANLRRVKDESSAS; encoded by the coding sequence TTGAGCGCGACCTTTTCCACCAATCCACCGCGCCGCAAATCGTGGTATCGCATACTTTACCTCCAGGTGTTGATGGCCGTGGCGCTTGGAATCGTGATCGGCGCCTTCTTCCCTGACCTTGGCAAATCGCTGAAACCGCTCGGCGACGGCTTTATCAAACTGGTGAAGATGATGATTGCGCCGATCATCTTCTGCACAGTCGTTCACGGAGTCGCCTCCATGGGCGACCTGCGGAAGCTCGGGCGTGTCGGTATTAAGACGCTGATCTATTTTGAGGCGGTTTCGACGCTCGCACTGATAATTGGCCTGATCGTCGTGAACGTGCTCAAACCGGGAGCGGGCTTCAATATCCAAGTGCAGGGTCTCGATCCCGAGGTCGGCCGGGCGTATGCGCAGAAGGCGCATTCGACGGACCCGGTCTCGTTTCTCCTCAACATCATTCCGAACACACTCTTCGACGCATTTGTCACAGGCGATTTGCTCCAGGTGCTGCTGGTCTCGGGTCTGACGGCGTTCGCGATTTCCACCCTGGGCGACCGGCGCGGACGCGTGTTAAGTGTGATCGATCATGCCTCGCAGATTTTTTTCGGGATCATGCGAATCGTGGTGAGAGCCGCGCCGCTCGGCGCACTCGGCGCGATGGCGTTCACGGTGGGCAGTTACGGGCTGGGGGCATTGAACCGCCTGGTTGCATTGATGGCCGGCTTTTATGCGACGGCGGCGCTGTTCATTTTCGGGGTTCTCGGAGCGATCGCGGCGATGAGCGGGTTTTCCATCTTCCGTTTTTTGTCCTGCATCAGGGAGGAACTGCTGCTCGTGCTCGGCACCAGTTCGTCGGAAACAGCGTTGCCGGGCATGATCCAGAAGATGCGGCGGCTCGGTTGCGTAGATTCGACCGTCGGCCTGGTAATCCCGGCCGGTTACAGCTTCAATCTGGATGGCACCAACATTTACATGTCAATGGCGGCCATCTTTCTGGCGCAGGCGACCAACACGCCGCTCAACCTCCGGGACCAGATTGCCTTGATGCTCGTCGCCATGATTTCGTCCAAGGGCGCCAGCGGCGTGACGGGCGCTGGGTTCGTCACGCTCGCGGCCACGCTGGCGGTCGTGCCGAAGATTCCGCTCGCGTCGCTGGCGTTGCTGGTTGGCATCGACCGTTTCATGAGCGAGTGCCGTGCGGTCACCAACCTGATCGGCAACGGCGTGGCGACTTTGGTCATCAGCCGATGGGAACGGGAAATCACGGCCGAAGCGTTGAAAGCGAATCTGCGCCGGGTGAAGGACGAAAGTTCCGCCTCTTAG
- a CDS encoding LamG-like jellyroll fold domain-containing protein, translated as MKTKSSGLSFLCPCGAMRLLAFGAAAICLPLPTFGATIDDGLIAYYPFTGNANDASTNGNNGTVVGAQLTTDRNGVPNQAYLFNGTSDYINIGQGVKPNFPLTITAWIYPTATDGESYTIFRSGTFSTTGSYSGVMFEYDGYGFLYGYIGSGAYTNTANYRGRQMPYPPGVISPNQWTHVALAWTDFQTTKFYVNGVLQTSQTLGFGSGTSIVNTPPTDGAIGIRDNPSYPAAFRGKLDEIRVYSRELTAGEISTLAIEPPQVTIQPSSVATNAGATVVFTANASGAAPLAYQWKFQGADMNGATANTLTLTNVSPGNSGTYRVIVSNSVGTNFADATLTVQAQVVSSMPPVYTNGVAFTVTLSVAPPAGTTSYAIQDQPPTGWPVTQVSSPGTFSSGKVRWIFSDGASRSLSYVITPPASATGTNHFVGAANFNGTINMAITGVRDVYDESASLSISTTDFFGDQYANLTLRGKAGTSYNILVADGLELPNPWRTNATVTLSGTSTNWLDLEPMTFPRRFYKAQVAP; from the coding sequence CGGCGCCATGCGTTTGCTGGCGTTCGGAGCGGCTGCGATTTGTTTACCGCTTCCAACGTTCGGTGCCACGATTGACGATGGGTTGATCGCCTATTATCCCTTCACCGGAAACGCCAACGACGCCAGCACCAATGGCAACAACGGGACCGTGGTGGGCGCGCAACTGACCACGGACAGGAACGGAGTGCCGAATCAGGCCTACCTGTTCAATGGCACTAGCGACTACATTAACATCGGCCAGGGAGTAAAACCCAACTTCCCTTTGACCATCACGGCATGGATTTATCCGACTGCGACTGATGGTGAGTCGTACACGATATTCCGAAGCGGCACGTTCAGTACGACGGGATCTTACAGCGGCGTCATGTTTGAATATGACGGCTACGGTTTTCTTTACGGTTATATCGGCAGTGGAGCGTACACAAATACGGCTAATTACCGCGGCCGACAGATGCCCTATCCTCCGGGCGTCATTTCGCCAAACCAGTGGACTCACGTCGCGCTGGCATGGACAGACTTCCAAACCACGAAGTTTTACGTGAACGGGGTTTTGCAGACTTCTCAAACGCTCGGTTTCGGTTCTGGCACATCAATTGTAAATACACCTCCGACTGACGGAGCAATCGGGATAAGGGACAACCCTAGCTATCCTGCGGCTTTCCGGGGCAAACTGGATGAGATCCGGGTTTATTCCCGGGAACTGACAGCAGGTGAAATCAGCACTCTGGCAATTGAACCGCCCCAAGTGACAATCCAGCCATCCTCGGTGGCAACCAACGCCGGCGCAACTGTCGTGTTTACCGCCAACGCCTCCGGGGCAGCGCCCCTGGCTTACCAGTGGAAGTTCCAAGGGGCGGACATGAACGGAGCCACCGCCAATACTCTGACCCTCACGAACGTGAGTCCCGGCAATTCGGGGACGTACCGGGTGATTGTGAGCAATTCGGTGGGAACCAACTTTGCCGATGCGACGCTGACGGTCCAGGCCCAGGTGGTCAGCTCCATGCCACCGGTGTACACCAACGGCGTGGCGTTCACGGTCACGCTGAGCGTTGCGCCGCCAGCCGGCACGACCTCTTACGCGATTCAGGACCAACCCCCGACAGGGTGGCCGGTGACCCAAGTCAGCAGTCCGGGCACTTTTTCCAGCGGGAAGGTGAGATGGATTTTTTCGGATGGGGCGTCGCGAAGTCTGAGTTACGTAATCACGCCGCCCGCAAGCGCCACCGGCACCAATCATTTCGTCGGCGCGGCCAATTTCAACGGCACAATCAACATGGCGATCACTGGTGTGCGGGATGTCTATGACGAATCGGCGAGTTTAAGCATAAGCACGACGGACTTTTTTGGCGATCAGTACGCGAATTTGACACTGAGGGGCAAGGCCGGAACCTCCTATAACATTCTCGTCGCCGATGGTTTGGAACTACCGAATCCGTGGCGCACGAACGCGACGGTCACTCTGAGCGGAACCTCTACGAATTGGCTCGATCTGGAACCAATGACCTTTCCGCGCAGGTTTTATAAGGCACAGGTCGCCCCCTAA